From the Solanum lycopersicum chromosome 10, SLM_r2.1 genome, one window contains:
- the LOC138338786 gene encoding uncharacterized protein — translation MPFGLTNSPVAFMDLMKKVSKQYLDLFVIVFIDDILIMSEKEHGSHIRVVLQTLKDRQLFANFSTCEFWLKSVSFLDHIVSNEGIHADSEKIEAVKQWPDLPLLQIKLKVYEKNNPTQDLELGAVVLHSRYGDTTCMKDLNLHQRRWLEFLKDYDMSVNYHHGKVNVVADALTRLYMGSVAHVEEKKKGANEGCSRTCLLGSTPYDDIRQRCNSLEWGRIIFGSGGATKMYRDQREVYWWNGMKRDIEDFVRPESVLLAMEKVQLIRYRLKTAQSRQKSYAEIRRRELEFQVDDWVFLKVSPMKGVMTYVKKYLLSTRYVGPYKILKRIVKVAYELELPAKLAAVYPVFPHLTLKEVCG, via the exons ATGCCATTTGGACTAACTAATTCTCCTgtagctttcatggatttgatgaaaaaagtgtccaaacagtacttagacttgttcgttatcgtcttcattgatgatatccttatAATGAGTGAGAAAGAACATGGAAGTCATATAagagttgttctgcagactctcaaagatcgccAATTATTCGCTAACTTTAGTacatgtgagttttggttgaaatCCGTTTCTTTCCTTGATCACATTGTATCTAACGAAGGGATCCACGCAGATTCagaaaagatagaagcagtgaaacaatggcctgACCTACCTTTGCTACAGAT AAAGCTTAAGGTGTATGAGAAGAACAATCCAACTCAGGACCTCGAGCTTGGAGCAGTGGttttgcactcaagatatggcgacactacttgtatg aaagatttgaatcttcaccaaaggagatggcttgagttccttaaggattatgatatgagtgtgaaTTATCATCATGGAAAGGTGAATGTAGTGGCCGATGCTCTTACTAGATTATacatgggtagtgtagcccatgttgaggaaaaaaagaaaggagctaATGAAGGATGTTCACGGACTTGCTTGCTTGGGAGTACGCCCTATGATGATATCAGACAGCGGTGTAACAGTTTAGAATGGGGAAGAAtcatctttggtagtggag gtgcaactaagatgtaccgcgatcagcgggaagtatattggtggaatggcatgaagagggatatagaagactttgtga GGCCAGAGTCAGTCCTTTtggctatggagaaagtgcaactcattagatatagacttaagacagcccaaagtcgtcagaaatcttatgcagaaataaggagaagggaattagagttccaagttgatgattgggtttttctgaaagtctcacctatgaaaggggttatGACATATGTAAAGAAATATTTGCTCAGtactagatatgtaggcccttacaagatcttgaaaaggattgtcaaggtggcatatgagttagagttgccagcaaaaTTAGCAGCAGTATATCCGGTttttccacatctcactcttaaAGAAGTGTGTGGGTAA